A DNA window from Actinomadura coerulea contains the following coding sequences:
- the lanL gene encoding class IV lanthionine synthetase LanL, with amino-acid sequence MSGATAAESDDTRLLDVLDRALGATAGPLRWKALRSGMWAHVRPENGECPQQGWKLHVSATPASAQDVLARALPVLLAGRSTFKFAATRDHVAAMNARNTSRGHSGKFITVYPVDDDEAVRLAAELHVATAGLPGPRILSDRPYGPGSLVHYRYGAFVEVRRITNDGFYAWMILDPDGKPVEDRRGATYTPPPWAVCPFPQDVPPAEGQNETDAADRAESTQKSVTQNGAGNRKSVRIGSRFSVHEAIRHTNKGGVYRATDTETGEAIVIKEGRPHVDVDAKGRDTRDRLRTEARVLEAVETLGIAPRPVALFAQAGHLFLAEEMIPGTSLRQWIADVIGDAGWGPHVPPVLEMGGRLADLMAKAHEAGLIVRDFNPSNIMVRPDGTPVMIDLELALTADDTEREGMRVGTPGYSAPEQMSGAAPDRTADYFALGATLCHVLTGGPPYLLDESTAARPLSERLAEWLAARTLDLDLPGSLAPLLLGLMADEPGHRWTPHRAREALARMSPAAAAGNRETGDGAVEREGGASRAARTPSLERQCRLSVAGIVDQLIATMDPESAETLWPASCVHGAPDPCSLQHGAAGTLGALTRCFEVEAEPRLAPAIAEAGHWILRRLDRDGDRPPGLYFGTAGAAWAVLDAGLALDDAGLVEGALAVADRLPEAVPSPDVTHGTAGLGFAALHLWSRTGQGRFAERALSAADALAEAAEEREGGLDWSTPAAIESKLAGARYYGFAHGISGVGSFLLACAGSVGGDAHRALAARVGETLLDTMIDTGRSAMWAASSGDIATAPYWCHGSAGIGGFLGRLGQATGDGRFRRAAEMSARAVMDNRWRAILGQCHGLAGNGDFLLDMAALTGTERYRDDAWRLAQIILANRAHRDGPVVFPDEQGGVSTSWGDGLGGLLGFLVRLQHGTPRQWTADEATALAAGGTGAEPSIAGRAS; translated from the coding sequence TTGTCCGGGGCGACCGCCGCGGAGAGCGACGACACCCGCCTGCTCGACGTTCTCGACCGGGCGCTCGGCGCGACGGCCGGCCCGCTCCGCTGGAAGGCGCTGCGCAGCGGGATGTGGGCCCACGTCCGCCCCGAGAACGGCGAGTGTCCCCAGCAGGGATGGAAGCTGCACGTCTCCGCGACGCCGGCCTCGGCCCAGGACGTGCTCGCCCGCGCGCTGCCCGTGCTGCTCGCGGGCCGTTCCACGTTCAAGTTCGCCGCCACCCGCGACCATGTCGCGGCCATGAACGCGCGCAACACCTCGCGCGGCCATTCCGGGAAGTTCATCACCGTCTACCCGGTCGACGACGACGAGGCCGTCCGCCTCGCGGCGGAACTGCACGTGGCGACCGCGGGCCTGCCCGGGCCGCGCATTCTGTCCGACCGCCCCTACGGGCCGGGAAGCCTCGTGCATTACCGCTACGGAGCATTCGTCGAGGTGCGCAGAATCACCAACGACGGATTCTACGCGTGGATGATTCTCGACCCGGACGGCAAACCCGTAGAAGACCGCCGCGGCGCGACGTACACGCCGCCCCCCTGGGCCGTCTGCCCATTCCCTCAGGACGTTCCGCCAGCGGAAGGGCAGAACGAGACAGACGCGGCCGATAGGGCTGAGAGCACTCAAAAGAGCGTCACTCAGAATGGCGCCGGGAACCGGAAAAGCGTCCGGATCGGGTCGCGGTTCAGCGTCCACGAGGCGATCCGCCACACCAACAAGGGCGGCGTGTACCGGGCGACGGACACCGAGACCGGCGAGGCGATCGTCATCAAGGAGGGCCGCCCGCACGTCGACGTCGACGCGAAGGGGCGCGACACCCGCGACCGGCTGCGGACGGAGGCCCGCGTGCTGGAGGCGGTCGAGACCCTGGGCATCGCCCCGCGCCCGGTGGCGCTCTTCGCCCAGGCCGGCCACCTCTTCCTGGCGGAGGAGATGATCCCGGGCACCTCCCTGCGGCAGTGGATCGCGGACGTGATCGGCGACGCCGGGTGGGGCCCGCACGTGCCCCCCGTCCTGGAGATGGGCGGACGCCTGGCCGATCTGATGGCGAAGGCGCACGAGGCCGGGCTCATCGTGCGCGACTTCAACCCGAGCAACATCATGGTGCGCCCGGACGGCACCCCCGTGATGATCGACCTGGAGCTGGCCCTCACCGCCGACGACACCGAGCGGGAGGGGATGCGGGTGGGCACCCCCGGCTACAGCGCGCCGGAGCAGATGTCCGGCGCCGCACCGGACCGGACAGCGGACTACTTCGCCCTCGGCGCGACGCTGTGCCACGTCCTCACCGGCGGGCCGCCCTACCTCCTGGACGAGAGCACCGCGGCCAGGCCGCTGAGCGAGCGCCTGGCGGAATGGCTGGCCGCCCGCACCCTGGACCTCGACCTGCCCGGTTCGCTGGCGCCGCTGCTGCTCGGCCTGATGGCCGACGAGCCCGGCCACCGCTGGACCCCGCACCGGGCACGGGAGGCGCTGGCACGGATGAGCCCGGCCGCCGCGGCGGGGAACCGCGAGACGGGGGACGGTGCGGTGGAGCGGGAGGGAGGCGCGTCGCGGGCCGCCCGCACCCCGTCCCTGGAGCGGCAGTGCCGGCTGTCCGTCGCCGGGATCGTCGACCAGCTGATCGCCACGATGGACCCGGAGTCGGCCGAGACGCTCTGGCCCGCCTCGTGCGTCCACGGCGCTCCCGACCCCTGCAGCCTTCAGCACGGCGCCGCGGGGACCCTCGGCGCCCTGACCCGGTGTTTCGAGGTCGAGGCCGAGCCGCGCCTGGCCCCGGCCATCGCCGAAGCGGGGCACTGGATCCTGCGGCGGCTCGACCGGGACGGCGACCGTCCCCCCGGGCTGTACTTCGGCACTGCGGGCGCCGCGTGGGCGGTGCTCGACGCCGGCCTGGCCCTGGACGACGCCGGCCTGGTGGAGGGCGCGCTCGCCGTCGCCGACCGGCTTCCGGAGGCGGTCCCCAGCCCGGACGTGACGCACGGGACGGCGGGCCTCGGGTTCGCGGCCCTGCACCTGTGGTCCCGCACCGGGCAGGGGCGGTTCGCCGAGCGGGCCCTCTCCGCCGCCGACGCCCTCGCCGAGGCCGCCGAGGAGCGGGAGGGCGGGCTCGACTGGAGCACGCCCGCCGCGATCGAATCCAAGCTCGCCGGTGCGCGCTACTACGGGTTCGCGCACGGCATATCGGGGGTCGGATCCTTCCTGCTCGCCTGCGCCGGGTCGGTCGGCGGCGACGCCCACCGGGCGCTCGCCGCCCGGGTCGGGGAGACGCTGCTCGACACCATGATCGACACCGGGCGTTCGGCGATGTGGGCGGCCAGCTCCGGGGACATCGCCACCGCGCCGTACTGGTGCCACGGCTCGGCCGGCATCGGCGGCTTCCTGGGCCGCCTCGGCCAGGCCACCGGCGACGGGCGCTTCCGGCGGGCCGCCGAGATGTCCGCCCGCGCGGTCATGGACAACCGCTGGCGCGCGATCCTGGGGCAGTGCCACGGCCTGGCCGGCAACGGCGACTTCCTTCTCGACATGGCCGCGCTCACCGGCACCGAGCGGTACCGGGACGACGCGTGGCGGCTGGCCCAGATCATCCTGGCCAACCGGGCGCATCGCGACGGGCCGGTGGTGTTCCCCGACGAGCAGGGCGGCGTCTCGACCTCGTGGGGAGACGGCCTGGGCGGCCTCCTCGGCTTCCTGGTGCGCCTCCAGCACGGCACGCCGCGGCAGTGGACTGCCGACGAGGCCACCGCGCTCGCCGCCGGGGGCACCGGCGCCGAACCGTCGATCGCCGGGCGGGCGTCATGA
- a CDS encoding alpha/beta hydrolase family protein yields the protein MTETLPDLPPMPSRFGFAFSADGRWATCLRSEQDRVVLERWDLTWPRPSLRTLDGAALPDATGDLTIDRRSGALPLNDGRVLVVRPAVGEHGEPAGHGILAAAEPAPTGLRVIRSWPVPRMLAGFLLAAPGQAQTAVLVVVENERHSRIWRVSPSSPVLEPVMRIPGVLSGGVWADEGRTLALDHDGAGHRTEGILVDLRERGWRPFWSVSDTTSDRIAAYSPRSGVLAVTTTAPGAQQRGAPQIGLRLPGGGPVRFPETLNRSAAHRTPLAFDAAGENLLVREIAGATARLAVYATGNDRITPLPGPPGMLWPPAHWAGDGRIHVRFSAPHQPPTLATVRGPARSDWDMAAHPSDGAAAWRHAELVELSGPAGPVEAIVYGGPGWRDRTRLVLALHGGPLSAWLYEFEPLFQYLAAAGVSVVAPNYRGSTGYGDEHLRPVLGDWGGPDLEDVVHLGHAVAHGRDTALPRPVVLGASYGGFLALLAACRAPELWSGCAALAPFTSASGLYRTATGAVRDRVSQLNLSRVPGEQDARRDVLRACEALTAPLLVAHGVRDEAVPVEQSRALRRRLLELGRTEGVDFDYLETADDHNGVVQAWSPVLRQAVVRFCLTAGRTLALDNERR from the coding sequence ATGACAGAGACCCTTCCGGACCTCCCGCCGATGCCGAGCCGGTTCGGCTTCGCCTTCTCCGCCGACGGCCGCTGGGCCACCTGCCTGCGGTCGGAGCAGGACCGCGTCGTCCTGGAGCGCTGGGACCTGACCTGGCCGCGACCGTCCCTGCGGACGCTGGACGGCGCCGCCCTCCCGGACGCGACCGGCGACCTGACCATCGACCGCCGCAGCGGGGCGCTGCCGCTGAACGACGGCCGCGTCCTGGTCGTGCGGCCCGCTGTCGGCGAGCACGGGGAGCCCGCGGGCCACGGAATCCTCGCCGCCGCCGAGCCGGCCCCCACCGGGCTGAGGGTCATCCGGTCGTGGCCGGTGCCGCGCATGCTCGCCGGGTTCCTGCTGGCCGCCCCGGGGCAGGCGCAGACGGCGGTGCTCGTGGTCGTCGAGAACGAACGGCACTCGCGGATCTGGCGGGTCTCGCCCTCGTCCCCCGTCCTGGAGCCGGTGATGCGAATCCCCGGCGTGCTGTCGGGAGGCGTCTGGGCCGACGAGGGCCGCACCCTGGCCCTCGACCACGACGGCGCCGGGCACCGGACGGAGGGCATCCTGGTCGATCTGCGCGAGCGCGGCTGGCGGCCCTTCTGGTCGGTCTCCGACACCACCAGCGACCGGATCGCGGCCTACAGCCCCCGCTCGGGCGTCCTCGCGGTGACCACCACCGCGCCGGGCGCGCAGCAGCGGGGCGCGCCGCAGATCGGGCTCCGCCTCCCCGGCGGCGGCCCCGTCCGGTTCCCGGAGACCCTCAACCGGTCGGCCGCTCACCGGACTCCGCTGGCCTTCGACGCCGCGGGCGAGAACCTGCTCGTCCGCGAGATCGCCGGCGCCACCGCGCGCCTTGCCGTCTACGCCACCGGGAACGACCGGATCACACCCCTCCCGGGCCCGCCCGGCATGCTCTGGCCGCCCGCCCACTGGGCCGGGGACGGCCGGATCCACGTCCGCTTCTCGGCCCCGCACCAGCCGCCGACGCTCGCCACGGTCCGGGGTCCCGCACGCTCCGACTGGGACATGGCCGCGCACCCCTCCGACGGCGCGGCGGCCTGGCGGCACGCCGAGCTCGTCGAGCTCTCCGGTCCGGCGGGGCCCGTCGAGGCGATCGTCTACGGCGGTCCCGGCTGGCGCGACCGGACCCGGCTGGTGCTGGCCCTGCACGGCGGCCCCCTGTCGGCGTGGCTCTACGAGTTCGAGCCGCTCTTCCAGTACCTGGCCGCCGCGGGCGTCTCGGTCGTGGCCCCCAACTACCGGGGCAGCACCGGTTACGGCGACGAGCACCTGCGTCCCGTCCTCGGCGACTGGGGCGGCCCCGACCTGGAGGACGTCGTCCACCTCGGGCACGCGGTCGCGCACGGCCGCGACACCGCACTGCCGCGCCCCGTCGTGCTCGGCGCCAGCTACGGCGGGTTCCTCGCACTGCTCGCGGCCTGCCGCGCCCCGGAGCTGTGGTCGGGATGCGCCGCACTCGCGCCCTTCACCTCGGCGTCCGGCCTGTACCGCACCGCCACCGGAGCCGTCAGGGACCGCGTGTCGCAGCTCAACCTCTCCCGCGTCCCCGGCGAGCAGGACGCGCGACGCGACGTGCTGCGGGCGTGCGAGGCGCTGACGGCGCCGCTGCTGGTGGCGCACGGCGTCCGGGACGAGGCCGTCCCGGTCGAGCAGTCCAGGGCGCTGCGCCGGCGCCTCCTCGAACTCGGCAGGACCGAAGGAGTCGACTTCGACTACCTGGAGACCGCCGACGACCACAACGGGGTCGTCCAGGCATGGTCCCCGGTCCTCCGGCAAGCGGTGGTCCGCTTCTGCCTCACGGCGGGGCGGACCTTGGCCCTCGACAACGAAAGGAGGTGA
- a CDS encoding VenA family class IV lanthipeptide: MNTFDGDLVAALQELPETDPVEIDGIQLGGTCNCVGLLTLLNTVCIGISCA; encoded by the coding sequence ATGAACACGTTCGACGGTGACCTCGTGGCCGCTCTGCAGGAGCTGCCCGAGACCGACCCCGTGGAGATCGACGGCATCCAGCTCGGCGGTACCTGCAACTGCGTCGGTCTGCTCACGCTGCTGAACACCGTGTGCATCGGCATCTCCTGCGCCTGA
- a CDS encoding ABC transporter ATP-binding protein, whose amino-acid sequence MALTGTSGDSAALRADGRRLLRGAMARFRPSMGVLVLLTAVRVAATLATPVMLARAVDAARAQQDAGAAAAWLALVLAAAAAATTGEDVLGSYCGSGITAWLRHRLLGHVLALGPEGRRRFPAGDVLSRLTESASGPAAFPVLLLSAAATLATTVGALAGLALIDWWLAAAFAAGVPPLLVALRVFVVRATDPFARYQACQAAIATRLLDARQGIRTIRASGTAAAEVRRILAPLPGLGRAGRETWAVQGRVSRRLALLAPLTQVLVVGVAGVRLAAGEITTGQLVGALSYAAMAAASASVFDTVVALLNCQVGAGRIDEILSAVPAVRPPARPVRLPDGPGELRLRGVTVRLGGRAVLDRLDLDVPPGTTVAVVGTSGTGKSVLMSTVGRLLDPDEGVVELDGVPVTAVPLAELRRAIAYAFERPALLGATVRETIAYARPGATRAEVHRAARDAVADAFIRALPSGYDTPLDRAPLSGGELQRLGLARAALADARIVLLDDATSSLDTATEMKVTQALRQILVGRTSLVVARRPATAARADLVAWLDAGRVRALAPHAELWADPAYRAVFSTRAAS is encoded by the coding sequence GTGGCCCTCACCGGCACCTCGGGCGACTCCGCGGCGCTGCGCGCCGACGGCCGGCGGCTGCTGCGCGGCGCCATGGCCCGGTTCCGGCCGTCCATGGGCGTGCTCGTCCTGCTCACGGCCGTCCGCGTCGCCGCGACGCTGGCGACGCCGGTCATGCTGGCCCGGGCGGTCGACGCGGCCCGCGCCCAGCAGGACGCCGGCGCCGCCGCCGCGTGGCTGGCGCTCGTCCTGGCCGCGGCGGCCGCCGCCACCACGGGCGAGGACGTGCTCGGCTCCTACTGCGGCAGCGGCATCACCGCCTGGCTCCGGCACCGGCTGCTCGGGCACGTGCTGGCCCTCGGGCCGGAGGGGCGGCGCCGCTTCCCCGCGGGGGACGTGCTGTCGCGGCTCACCGAGTCCGCGTCGGGACCGGCGGCGTTCCCCGTCCTGCTGCTGTCGGCCGCCGCCACGCTCGCCACCACCGTCGGCGCGCTCGCCGGCCTGGCGCTGATCGACTGGTGGCTCGCCGCCGCGTTCGCGGCCGGGGTGCCGCCGCTGCTGGTCGCCTTGCGGGTGTTCGTCGTCCGGGCCACCGACCCGTTCGCCCGCTACCAGGCGTGCCAGGCGGCCATCGCGACGCGGCTGCTCGACGCCCGGCAGGGCATCCGGACGATCCGGGCGAGCGGCACCGCCGCCGCCGAGGTGCGGCGCATCCTCGCGCCGCTTCCCGGCCTCGGCCGGGCGGGCCGGGAGACGTGGGCCGTGCAGGGCCGGGTCAGCCGGCGGCTCGCGCTGCTGGCCCCCCTCACCCAGGTCCTGGTCGTCGGCGTCGCGGGCGTCCGCCTGGCCGCCGGCGAGATCACCACCGGCCAGCTCGTGGGCGCCCTCTCCTACGCCGCCATGGCCGCCGCTTCGGCGTCGGTGTTCGACACCGTCGTCGCGCTCCTCAACTGCCAGGTCGGCGCCGGGCGGATCGACGAGATCCTGTCGGCCGTCCCGGCGGTGCGGCCCCCCGCGCGTCCGGTGCGGCTGCCGGACGGGCCCGGCGAGCTGCGGCTGCGCGGCGTCACCGTCCGGCTCGGCGGCCGCGCCGTCCTCGACCGCCTCGACCTCGACGTCCCGCCCGGGACGACCGTCGCGGTCGTCGGCACGTCCGGGACGGGGAAGAGCGTGCTGATGTCGACCGTCGGGCGGCTCCTCGACCCGGACGAGGGGGTCGTCGAACTCGACGGCGTCCCCGTCACCGCCGTCCCCCTCGCGGAGCTGCGCCGCGCCATCGCCTACGCCTTCGAACGCCCCGCGCTGCTCGGCGCGACAGTGCGCGAGACGATCGCCTACGCCCGCCCCGGCGCGACGCGCGCCGAGGTGCACCGCGCCGCCCGCGACGCCGTCGCCGACGCCTTCATCCGGGCCCTGCCGAGCGGCTACGACACCCCGCTCGACCGCGCCCCGCTGTCCGGCGGCGAGCTGCAGCGGCTCGGCCTGGCCCGCGCCGCCCTCGCCGACGCCCGGATCGTCCTCCTCGACGACGCCACCAGCAGCCTCGACACCGCCACGGAGATGAAGGTGACCCAGGCGCTCCGGCAGATCCTGGTCGGACGGACCAGCCTGGTGGTGGCGCGCCGCCCGGCCACGGCCGCCCGCGCCGACCTCGTCGCCTGGCTGGACGCCGGACGCGTCCGGGCACTCGCCCCCCACGCGGAACTGTGGGCCGACCCCGCCTACCGCGCGGTGTTCTCCACCCGGGCGGCCTCATGA
- a CDS encoding ATP-binding cassette domain-containing protein, translated as MTAPPAARLLHRHLRGQWPAMRRLSAWSVVESLPMFASGLLLARAVDHGFLAGRTMTGLGWLAVLAALYAVGAVATGRVYPWLAATVEPLRDSLVTEVVAAALRRMADQAPDAAGASVSQVTEQAEAVRALVGTALRNVRQLVSAGAAALVGLALLSPLLALVICLSVALALGVYAAFVSLQIRRYRAVIRQAERIGEVAATVVHGVRDVAACAAEDRAAAAVGEVVDTQAEALRAYARTRWVRLPVLALGVHLPLLALLVLSPYLTAHHGLTAGQIAGGAGYLVTGLQPGITVLVDAGGTLLLSLAVVLGRLAEVCAVPEEPPPGTATAESSGIEAEHVTFAYSPRAAPVIEDLSLHVPEGTHLAVVGPSGTGKSTLANLLAGLLEPRKGKITLGKVPLPHLDPAHLRSSIALIPQESYVFAGTLRDNLTYLNPEAAAPALEEAAAAVGLSELVDRLGGYESDIPPGGGDLSQGERQLITLARAYLSPARVIVLDEATSHLDPATEARAEEALATRGGTLIVIAHRMTSAERAHQVLLLDGPVPLLGTHETLQTRSRTYADLVGHWHT; from the coding sequence ATGACGGCTCCGCCCGCCGCGCGCCTGCTGCACCGCCACCTGCGCGGCCAGTGGCCCGCGATGCGCCGCCTCTCCGCCTGGTCGGTCGTGGAGTCCCTGCCGATGTTCGCGTCCGGCCTGCTCCTGGCCCGCGCGGTCGACCACGGGTTCCTCGCCGGCCGCACCATGACCGGCCTCGGCTGGCTCGCCGTCCTCGCCGCCCTGTACGCCGTCGGCGCGGTCGCGACCGGGCGGGTCTACCCGTGGCTGGCCGCGACCGTCGAGCCGCTGCGCGACTCGCTGGTCACCGAGGTCGTCGCCGCCGCGCTCCGCCGGATGGCCGACCAGGCCCCGGACGCCGCGGGCGCGAGCGTCTCCCAGGTCACCGAGCAGGCGGAGGCCGTCCGGGCCCTGGTGGGGACCGCGCTGCGCAACGTCCGCCAGCTGGTCTCCGCGGGCGCCGCCGCGCTCGTGGGCCTGGCCCTGCTGTCCCCCTTGCTGGCCCTCGTCATCTGCCTTTCGGTGGCGCTCGCCCTGGGGGTGTACGCGGCGTTCGTGAGCCTCCAGATCCGCCGCTACCGGGCCGTCATCCGGCAGGCCGAGCGCATCGGGGAGGTCGCCGCCACCGTCGTGCACGGCGTCCGGGACGTCGCCGCCTGCGCCGCCGAGGACCGCGCCGCCGCCGCGGTGGGCGAGGTCGTGGACACGCAGGCGGAGGCCCTGCGCGCCTACGCGCGCACCCGCTGGGTCCGCCTGCCCGTCCTGGCCCTCGGGGTGCACCTGCCCCTGCTCGCCCTGCTCGTGCTGTCGCCCTACCTGACCGCGCACCACGGGCTCACCGCCGGGCAGATCGCAGGCGGCGCGGGCTACCTGGTGACCGGCCTCCAGCCGGGCATCACCGTCCTGGTCGACGCGGGCGGCACGCTCCTGCTCAGCCTCGCGGTGGTCCTGGGCCGCCTCGCCGAGGTCTGCGCCGTCCCGGAGGAGCCGCCGCCCGGCACGGCGACGGCCGAGTCGTCCGGCATCGAGGCCGAGCACGTCACCTTCGCCTACTCCCCGCGCGCCGCCCCCGTCATCGAGGACCTGTCGCTCCACGTCCCCGAGGGCACGCACCTGGCCGTCGTCGGCCCCAGCGGCACCGGGAAGTCCACCCTCGCGAACCTGCTCGCCGGCCTCCTGGAACCCCGGAAAGGCAAGATCACACTCGGCAAGGTGCCCCTCCCCCACCTGGACCCCGCCCACCTGCGCTCATCGATCGCGCTGATCCCTCAGGAGAGCTACGTCTTCGCGGGCACCCTCCGCGACAACCTGACCTACCTCAACCCCGAGGCCGCCGCCCCCGCCCTGGAGGAGGCCGCGGCCGCCGTCGGGCTCTCGGAACTCGTCGACCGCCTCGGCGGCTACGAGTCCGACATCCCGCCCGGCGGCGGCGACCTCTCCCAGGGCGAACGCCAGCTCATCACCCTGGCCCGCGCCTACCTGTCCCCGGCCAGAGTCATCGTCCTGGACGAGGCCACCAGCCACCTGGACCCCGCGACCGAGGCCCGCGCCGAAGAGGCCCTCGCGACCCGCGGCGGCACCCTGATCGTCATAGCCCACCGCATGACCTCGGCCGAGCGAGCCCACCAGGTCCTCCTACTGGACGGCCCCGTCCCCCTGCTGGGAACCCACGAGACCCTCCAGACCCGCAGCCGAACCTACGCGGATCTAGTCGGCCACTGGCACACCTGA
- a CDS encoding DUF397 domain-containing protein — MTKWRKSSHSGGVNDEACVELARLGHSVGVRDSRDPDGPHLDLSSQAFGGLLARIRRGDLDL; from the coding sequence TTGACGAAGTGGCGGAAGAGTTCGCACAGCGGCGGCGTCAACGATGAAGCCTGCGTCGAGCTGGCGAGATTGGGTCACAGCGTCGGCGTGCGGGATTCCAGGGACCCGGACGGCCCACATCTCGACCTCAGCTCCCAAGCCTTCGGTGGTCTGCTGGCGCGGATTCGGCGCGGGGACCTGGATCTTTAA
- a CDS encoding DUF5753 domain-containing protein, which produces MRPRYPTKQYIQYESAADVIKVYHGQSLPVPVQTYEYARSLLLAGAGAENIEGALEVRLKRQEILNRARPPRVWILADETVLCRRVGSVDVMCDQFRRLLELGELPNITIRIVPLSAGAHPGLDGPFQILTVGSRDIAYAGAQIGGRLIEAGDEVRTLGVRFDEIGAEALSRSASRSLIEQKLKDLT; this is translated from the coding sequence ATGCGTCCCCGCTACCCGACCAAGCAGTACATACAGTATGAATCAGCCGCTGATGTGATCAAGGTTTATCACGGCCAATCGCTTCCGGTGCCGGTGCAGACCTACGAGTACGCGCGTTCTCTGCTGTTGGCCGGAGCGGGGGCGGAGAACATCGAGGGCGCCTTGGAGGTCCGGCTCAAGCGGCAGGAGATCCTCAACAGGGCCAGGCCGCCACGAGTGTGGATCTTGGCCGACGAGACGGTGCTCTGCCGTCGCGTCGGCAGCGTCGATGTCATGTGCGACCAGTTCCGTCGATTGCTGGAACTGGGGGAGCTGCCCAACATCACCATCCGCATCGTGCCGTTGTCCGCCGGGGCCCATCCGGGGTTAGACGGCCCGTTCCAGATCCTCACCGTCGGCTCCAGGGATATCGCATACGCGGGCGCGCAGATCGGCGGGCGGCTGATCGAGGCCGGTGACGAGGTCCGCACCCTCGGGGTACGGTTCGATGAGATCGGCGCCGAGGCACTGTCTCGGTCCGCTTCGAGGTCCCTGATAGAGCAGAAGCTGAAGGATCTGACTTGA